The proteins below come from a single Dermacentor albipictus isolate Rhodes 1998 colony chromosome 7, USDA_Dalb.pri_finalv2, whole genome shotgun sequence genomic window:
- the LOC135898995 gene encoding protein obstructor-E-like, with translation MKCAIFSLAALLGCAAAEFICPSGNGYFPDPEQCDMYYECRRGVATPKLCADGMAFHDGNPLYARCDFLGAVDCSRRPYLQNAKSTRKCPRANGYFPHEDYPRVCQHFYTCSAGVPSKLSCQKGLAFSIKAGGCEWAGRVPGCEHEAASQESTDAPEGQVEE, from the exons ATGAAGTGTGCCATCTTCTCTTTAGCCGCACTGCTAGGATGCG CCGCCGCGGAGTTCATCTGTCCGAGCGGAAACGGCTACTTCCCGGACCCGGAGCAATGCGACATGTACTACGAGTGCCGCCGAGGAGTGGCTACGCCAAAGCTGTGCGCTGACGGCATGGCATTCCACGACGGCAATCCGCTGTACGCCCGTTGCGACTTCCTCGGAGCAGTGGACTGTTCACGGAGGCCGTACCTGC AGAATGCCAAGTCTACTCGCAAGTGCCCCCGCGCCAACGGCTACTTCCCGCACGAAGATTACCCGCGGGTGTGCCAGCACTTCTACACCTGCAGTGCCGGCGTGCCATCCAAGCTCTCCTGCCAGAAGGGACTCGCATTCAGCATAAAGGCGGGCGGCTGTGAATGGGCCGGCAGGGTGCCGGGCTGCGAGCACGAGGCCGCCTCACAG